The sequence TTCGGTTCAGATCCGGTATTCATGACAATAAAAGTTCCTTGACCATAAGTGCTTTTTACTTGGCCAGGATGAAAGGCTAATTGACCGAATAACGCTGCTTGCTGATTTCCCGCAACGCCAGCAATTGGAATGTTCACTCCATCAAAAATATCTGAATCGGTCAGTCCATAAACATAAGAGCTTGGATAAGTTTCCGGCAACATATTTTTTGGAATATTAAATAGATTTAGTAAGTAATCATCCCATTCCAAGGTGTGAATATTAAATAACATCGTCCGTGATGCATTTGTGTGATCGGTGCAGTGTAATTTCCCATTTGTAAGTTTCCAAATAAGCCAACTATCAACTGTTCCAAAAGCTAATTCTCCACGTTCTGCTCTTTCTTGTGAACCTAATATATGATCGAGGATCCAGCGAATTTTACTAGCAGAGAAGTAGGGACTAAGCACTAATCCAGTTTTTTCATGTATGTAATTTTCAACGTCATCTTGTTTAAATTTGTTAATGATATCTAGTGATTGATTAGAGCTCCACACAATGGCATTGTAAATTGGTTGCCCAGTCTGTCGATCCCATACAATAGATGTTTCGCGTTGATTTGTAATTCCAAGCGCTTTAATTTGATGGAATGATATACAAGACCCCTCCATAACTTTATGAATCACAGTACAGACTGATTGCCAAATCACATTCGGATCTTGTTCCACCCAGCCAGATTGTGGAACAAGTTGTTCAAATTTTTGAGATGCAGTGCCAATATAATTTCCTTGGCGGTCAATAATAATTGCACGAGTTGTTGATGTTCCTTGATCAATAGCTAAAATATATTCTTGCATAACCAATCACTTCCTTCGTAAGCAGTGCATAGTCAATATTTTTCCTTAATATGTTGTAAGTTATATACATAAAAAAGTAATTTAAGGCTGAGTTCTATAGCCAATCACTTGGATAATTATTTTGTGATATATTTCACTATTAAGCTCGCAGCCTCCGAGAACCCAGCGATATAGCATTTCTGACAATCCATAAGCATAAAAGTCAACTGTTGTCTCAATAATAGCTTGGTTGTTATTAGAAATAACGTGTATTCGAAAATAGTCATTCACGACTTTTTTAACAATTTGCCTAATATAATACGCAAAATACTCCTTAAATGAATCGAACTTCATGTTTGAGAAAACCTTCTTATAGTAATTACTGTTTTCTTCAAGATAATTCAATAGATAGAGTAATCCTTCTTGCCACTTTTCCCAAACCGTAAGTGATTGAATTAATTTAGAGGTTTCATATGAAAAAATCCAAGTAATTAAATCGTACTTGTCATCAAAATGATCATAAAAAGTCTGACGGCGGAAATCTGTCTGGTCCATTATATCTGTAATTGATATTTTATCAATATCCTTTTCACGTGCGAGATATTTGAAGGAATAAGCAATGATTTCCTTCGTTGCGTTTTGTCGGTTCATGCTTTTTGACTCCTTCGAAAACGTATTAACTATCATATTATATTATTTTACATTATACATCATCCTTAAAACAATTGAATCGGACAAATGATGTTGTTTGTCTGTTGAGTTGATAGCGCTTACTTGTTAAGATGACTCTAGTTTCAAGGAAGGGAATCATCTGAATTAAGTAAAAAATAAGTAAAAAAAATTTTACAGAACTGAGGAATAAATATGACAAAAGAAAACTATGATTTTATGATGCCTAATGTGAATTTCTTTGGACCTGGGGTAGTTAAAAAGGTCGGAGAAAGAGCAAAAATGTTGAATATGAACAAAGTGTTAATTGTTACAGATAAATTTTTGAGAGAATTGGCTAATGGTCCCGTTAAGCAGGCAGAAGACTCTCTTAAAGCAGCCAATGTTGACTATGTGATTTTTGATGGTGTAGAACCAAATCCAAAAATCCGAAATGTTGAGGATGGAAAGAAACTATATCTTAAAAATCAATGTGATTCAATTATTACAATCGGTGGGGGGTCAGCTCATGACTGTGGAAAAGGAATCGGTATTGTCTTGTCAAATGGAGACGACCTAGCTGCATGTGCAGGGATTGAAACATTGGAATATCCTTTACCACCATTGATGGCTGTAAATACTACGGCTGGAACAGCTTCAGAAGTTACGCGACATGCTGTAATTACAAATGAAAAAACGCACCTAAAATTCGTTGTTGTCTCCTGGCGCAATGTTCCCCTGGTATCATTTAATGATCCAATGCTAATGCTAGATGTCCCGACAGCTTTGACAGCTGCAACAGGTATGGACGCACTGACGCACTGTGTGGAGTCTTATGTATCTGTGAATCGAAATCCTATTACTGATGCTCAAGCAATTCAAGGGATAAAATTAATTGCTAAGTATTTGAGACGTGCAGTAGCTAATGGACATGACATAGAAGCAAGAACAAATATGGCGTATGCTTCAATTTTGGCTGGAATGGCCTTTAATAATGCAGACTTAGGTTATGTTCATGCAATGGCTCATCAATTAGGTGGTCAGTATGATGCTCCTCATGGTGTTTGTTGTGCCGTTTTAATGCCGACTGTTGAAAGATGGAATATTATCAGTAATCCGCAACGGTTTGCTGATATTGCTCAATTCTTAGGTGAAAATATCGAGGGGTTAACAGTGATGGAAGCTGCTGAGAAAGCTATCCAAGCAATGGTTCGTATTTCCGAAGATGTCGGTATTCCAACGAACATTAAATCTCTGGGTGCATTACCTAAAGATTTTGATATGATGGCAGAAAATGCTTTGAAAGATGGGAATGCATTTTCTAATCCTAGGGTCGGTACAAAAGAGGATATTATTAAATTGTACCAACAAGCCTACGATGCGTAAAGGTTAACTTATTTCAGGTATCAGGCTTAAATAAATGTATGAAAGGAGGCTGTAATACAATCATCCTAGCCTCCTTTTATATTTATTTTTACCTATAATTTTATTCAGTATATTAAGTAATACGAGTTCAAAGACTTTCATTTTTGTTGTTTTTTTTAATCATTTTTACAAAAAAGGGAGTTATTAATCAAGTACGCATTCAAATAGAATCTATTTATGCTATGTCATTTCCAACAATTTTTTAAGAAGTATCAGATAAACGAAATAAGAATTAAAAGGAAAAGAGAGCAAATAATGAAAAAAATCATTAACAAAGTTGAAGATATTGTAATAGAAATGTGTGAAGGTATGGTTAAAGCACACCCAGAACAATTAAGTTTCAACAAAAAATATAAACTTATAACAAGAAAAGAGTTAAATAAAAATAAAGTAAGTTTGATTAGCGGTGGAGGTAGTGGCCATGAACCAGCTCATGGTGGATTTGTAGGTAAAGGTATGCTGGACGTTGCAGTTTGTGGAGATGTGTTTGCCTCTCCTTCAACGATACAGGTTTATAATGCAATTACAGAAACTGAATCAAATAAAGGAACACTTTTGATTATAAAGAACTACTCTGGAGACTGCATGAACTTTGATGGAGCTGCAGAAATGGCTGAAGATGATGATATAAAGGTTGAAAAGGTTTATGTAAACGATGATGTAGCAGTAAAAGACAGCCTTTATACCATTGGAAGAAGAGGTGTTGCAGGCACTGTATTTGTTCATAAAATAGCAGGTGCAGCTGCTGAAAAGGGACATGAACTTTTAAAAGTCAAAACTGCAGCAGAAAAAGCGATACAAAATGTAAGATCCATCGGATTTGCTTTTACCTCATGCACTGTTCCAGCAAAAGGATCACCTACATTCACCCTTGGTGACGATGAAATGGAATTTGGTGTAGGAATTCATGGGGAGCCTGGTATAGCGCGTGAAAAAATAGTATCAGCAGATGAACTTGCGGAAAAAATGCTTAATCGAATTATTGTAGATTTGCCTTATGAATCTGGCGACGACATAGCGCTGATGGTAAACGGATTTGGATCGACTCCATTACAAGAATTATATCTTTTAAATAATTCGGTTAACAAAATTTTGGAAAATAAGAATATAAATGTGTACAAAACTTTTGTGGGCAATTATATGACAGCAATTGATATGAGTGGCGCATCAATCTCCCTTATGAAATTAGATGAAGAGCTGAAAGAGTTATTGGATTATCCATCGGATGCTCCTGCTTTTAAGGTATAGATGCTTAGGTGAGATATTCGTGAGTGATAATTAAATAAAGATAGTTCAACTTCTTTGGAGGAATATATAGTGGAAAATTTATCAGTATCAAATGTAGTGAAAATTGTGGATTATATGAGCGATGTAATTATTGAAAATGAAGTTTATTTCTGTGAATTGGATTCGATTGCAGGAGATGGCGATTTCGGGATGTCTGTTGCTAAGGGATTCAAAGTATTAAAGAACGAATGGGAAGAGCTTCCTAAGGAAGATATTGGGGCATTTCTTAAAGCGTGTGGAATGATTATCACCGAGCACTGCGGAGGTGCTTCCGGTCCTATATGGGGTTCGGCTTTTAGAAGTGCAGCAAAATATGCAAAGGGTAAAACAGAATTAAATTTAAAAGAGATTGCAGAACTTTTCCAGTGTGCTGTGGAGGGAATACAGAAACGTGGAGGAGCCAAGCTTGGTGACAAGACGTTGCTTGATGCTTTAATTCCAGCAACTGAGTCCTTGAAACTGAGTGCTGAAAAGGGAGAGCCTTTCGTAGAGGCGGCTAGAAATAGTGCAGAAGAAGCTGTAAAGGGTGCTGAAAAAACAAAAGAAATGATAGCTTCTAAAGGTAGGGCCACTTATGTCGGTGAGCGAAGCATTAATTTTCCGGATGCTGGAGCTACTGCTATCGGGGTTATATTTAACGAAGTAATACAAAAATTTAAAGCAGAAGAAGCATAGTATATTTTTAGTAATCAATGCCATTGAATACATTTCAAATTTTATTGTATTCATTTAATAGGTTCTGTTGCAAAGTTTTAAATAAAGAATAAAATCCCTTACGGTATCTATGATTTAAGCTGTGATTCCCAATAATACCTTGATTTCAGTACAGACCGAAAACCCGAAGAGAGTGCCTTCTTTTCGGGTTTTCTTATATAATCCTCGGATGGCTTCCATGCNNNNNNNNNNNNNNNNNNNNNNNNNNNNNNNNNNNNNNNNNNNNNNNNNNNNNNNNNNNNNNNNNNNNNNNNNNNNNNNNNNNNNNNNNNNNNNNNNNNNTAAAGTCTAAAAAAAATAGAAATGCTGTTAAATCAGCGTTTCTATTTTTTAATAGTCGATTATACCGCAACTTTTCGTTAAGATGTTCCATTGACCCCTTATGTTGCTATTTTCGATTTGTATAGTATTTTTGGGATTTAATAAGAATGGAAACTATAGTCTATATATTATTGGTGGTATTCTTCTGATACTAGGTTTGTTGTTCAATTGGTATTGCTTTAATAGATTTGTAAGCAGAAAGGATAAATAATGAAAAAAATTTCGTT comes from Carnobacterium divergens and encodes:
- a CDS encoding iron-containing alcohol dehydrogenase, whose protein sequence is MTKENYDFMMPNVNFFGPGVVKKVGERAKMLNMNKVLIVTDKFLRELANGPVKQAEDSLKAANVDYVIFDGVEPNPKIRNVEDGKKLYLKNQCDSIITIGGGSAHDCGKGIGIVLSNGDDLAACAGIETLEYPLPPLMAVNTTAGTASEVTRHAVITNEKTHLKFVVVSWRNVPLVSFNDPMLMLDVPTALTAATGMDALTHCVESYVSVNRNPITDAQAIQGIKLIAKYLRRAVANGHDIEARTNMAYASILAGMAFNNADLGYVHAMAHQLGGQYDAPHGVCCAVLMPTVERWNIISNPQRFADIAQFLGENIEGLTVMEAAEKAIQAMVRISEDVGIPTNIKSLGALPKDFDMMAENALKDGNAFSNPRVGTKEDIIKLYQQAYDA
- a CDS encoding TetR/AcrR family transcriptional regulator C-terminal domain-containing protein, producing the protein MNRQNATKEIIAYSFKYLAREKDIDKISITDIMDQTDFRRQTFYDHFDDKYDLITWIFSYETSKLIQSLTVWEKWQEGLLYLLNYLEENSNYYKKVFSNMKFDSFKEYFAYYIRQIVKKVVNDYFRIHVISNNNQAIIETTVDFYAYGLSEMLYRWVLGGCELNSEIYHKIIIQVIGYRTQP
- the glpK gene encoding glycerol kinase GlpK, translated to MQEYILAIDQGTSTTRAIIIDRQGNYIGTASQKFEQLVPQSGWVEQDPNVIWQSVCTVIHKVMEGSCISFHQIKALGITNQRETSIVWDRQTGQPIYNAIVWSSNQSLDIINKFKQDDVENYIHEKTGLVLSPYFSASKIRWILDHILGSQERAERGELAFGTVDSWLIWKLTNGKLHCTDHTNASRTMLFNIHTLEWDDYLLNLFNIPKNMLPETYPSSYVYGLTDSDIFDGVNIPIAGVAGNQQAALFGQLAFHPGQVKSTYGQGTFIVMNTGSEPKMSKHRLLTTIGYSIDNQITYALEGSALISGSAIEWLKEGLNLFESIADSEIFALEAETNSGVYVVPSFRGIGAPYWDSSARGSVLGINEFTSRRELIRATLESLAYQVSDIIELMELDTDIVIDILYVDGGAAQNNLLVQFQADILGKTVERTERLETTGLGAAYLAGLAVGYWRNQNELAALVSANEQFKPNMSIKERQERLHGWHSAVKATLYYAKLLHK